Proteins encoded together in one Plasmodium brasilianum strain Bolivian I chromosome 4, whole genome shotgun sequence window:
- a CDS encoding hypothetical protein (conserved Plasmodium protein), producing MRLLRTVKHHGWYLIICDTVRHNKTNRNYPIVVLKRFAHIFSNIDSLQNGKAIEGVVKREEQNNEGAHYNINGKSRYTSGSVHIQSGNYYNIETKRGEGDKTQLRAIPTADNKTKGKIEHLLCTYKSRKLHDTVLEILTVINNNGKNKDIYINKNILLPFYNILVKRKYYLNNLKSHMYDDYCTLNIFDYIHYNINVHLKQYNLKNVHHLLSSLSKYVHKNKPNKITNELIANIFYFSFFTHFNKYNYAKRNRYYNDVQLSKSRNEEKEKASTIDKVRNQENSIASTKENTRLHKYDHRNDSIEQYYNNNVVGGNSLSMEENYFEKDGLKFSADSNLVSKKKRIILYSDSFPKKAAQNKLIKYDRCYNEEQTFVYLNSYIVFLSNHPTYITNEKIMYNISLLAKNITQFEINPIIALSFLSASLNVFHTVEKKKMGGKRTSSLFIHTKTNYYILYCILKDLNEKIRKNRIQNNNDEVDTHGMEIHREHQTNGKYPQTSDKVNDNSCYTTPNEAKGKCVKGEKDYLNLWYFSHIIHVIKILKIENFISLNFEFSKDAEKCVTDAFIHMIFHMSNYISNFQNGCTLNSQNDLNSFVSIYVNISTLLNELTKFRNIFNVLLTFLNDSYKIIHIQYNNLHVNMMINLVRGMYSQISTYSKENSYELHFGKLHKLHKLFTCSIKVKQVDPFLNNNSEIKTLVNILNLVQNVSLCILIPYKEKEDVELSKLITMLHYLHKINKIFLSFNENSVLDIPITKYLKHIERKFCIPKKGYKNLAHYHILLFLNLHLYYYNCRGINLSLLKNCFAYLEEKDSHLFINETEVIMFLNFFSKLMQIKENVKRKNDIFSLFKLDHFKNTQIGGKGKKVLSNMHQLVVHSNRVEDDNIFHSMRQYVEHSTLSDIMNIFVKKYLNRIIHILFFQNWVQLKKNLVLEYNTSFLNTQPKIKNTKLEFPSTVCSSNMNSMNMPFFPLMKYSLNVYFMTYESVYSNYPYNEAVKGGVLLNLLNNMIKYKRNKLNGENFFFIISCLLKAKMFRHEVYYMYYKLLSTNLQQWEMPYVFYIMRRIFEETADTDVMNSKGVGIHGGNSSSNSSSICSGNSSSICSSNSSSICSGNSSSICSSNSSSICSSNSSSICSSINSSNASVDGDVHRNNAPNDDVLSDPRGRLHRMGINSLIVRAIVELSSKIILNDKNYINNFNFFKEVLHVYFEKYEKLSLTYKRFNYFVLSYLNNFTKCNKKECEKNLIENKLVMLINNAASFLYTINKYSNKTKKNEKTDVKEKERNILHVHNTKKKDEKPKYADNVYDLKKEHAHYLMECIRHTKSELPPIISASSSHMDHINCTFKRSNTETNDEHRVQKNGAELMKNVQLHKSDDTYSGNCSSSYSGTHRSNERGSYDEEHLKNKLTKLLQKLLCILYINKMKNKMQHEIELTSRNIIDILISLKNCKLRYVNIIQVLSKKYIENIFTQKSSVKTEYQLKFFNTIIFLDYFKEANNYFEEYILNKTDESYNDKLHHQGKPFKRLKPHILYSHFLKMPIMEVIYASNISTYLLNFVSFLDYVDIESQKRVCSKVKTLIQILLKMHCTYDQHHNPHNHHSLANKLVKRNIFILFTLLNFAGPSFDISSLHFESLNIFYNNFILNYFPQHTNMIQSSSTHQNVFEFLTNFLEKYSHRYEVHNEKHVHLFNVDIVLVILRKL from the coding sequence ATGCGGTTGTTAAGGACAGTAAAACACCATGGTTGGTACCTAATAATATGTGATACAGTAAGAcacaataaaacaaatagaaATTACCCCATCGTGGTATTGAAAAGGTTCGCTCACATTTTTTCCAATATAGATAGTcttcaaaatggaaaagcGATAGAAGGTGTAGTTAAAAGGGAGGAACAAAACAATGAAGGTGCACactataatataaatggTAAAAGCAGATATACATCTGGCAGTGTTCACATACAAAGTGGAAATTATTACAACATCGAAACGAAAAGAGGAGAAGGGGATAAGACCCAACTAAGAGCCATTCCAACAGCAGATAATAAAACGAAAGGGAAGATAGAGCACCttttatgtacgtataaatCAAGGAAACTACATGATACAGTTCTAGAAATTCTAACAGTTATAAATAACAACGGGAAAAACaaagatatatacataaataagaatatattactacctttttataatatattagttaAACGTAAATATTACTTAAACAACTTGAAAAGTCATATGTATGATGATTATTGTACTCTGAACATTTTTGATTACATccattataatattaatgtacACTTAAAACAgtataacttaaaaaatgtGCATCATTTGTTGAGCAGTTTGTCGaaatatgttcataaaaacAAACCTAATAAGATAACAAATGAACTTattgcaaatattttttatttttccttttttacgcattttaataaatacaattatGCAAAAAGAAATAGGTATTATAATGATGTACAGTTGAGTAAGAGCAGAaatgaggaaaaagaaaaagcatcTACTATAGATAAAGTACGAAATCAGGAAAATAGTATAGCTAGTACAAAGGAAAATACTAGACTGCACAAATATGACCACAGGAACGATTCAATCGAGCagtattataacaataacgTAGTGGGTGGAAATTCCCTATCCATggaagaaaattattttgaaaaagatGGACTCAAATTTTCGGCAGATTCAAATCTTGttagtaagaaaaaaagaatcatTTTATATAGTGACAGTTTCCCAAAAAAAGCAGCTCAAAATAAgcttataaaatatgatagATGCTACAATGAGGAGCAAACTTTTGTTTACTTAAACAgctatattgtttttttgtcCAACCATCCTACATATATTACGAATGAAAAGATTATGTACAACATTTCTCTTCTAGCAAAGAACATTACACAGTTTGAAATAAATCCCATAATAGCTTTGTCCTTTTTATCAGCCAGTTTAAACGTATTCCATACTgtggaaaagaaaaaaatggggGGGAAAAGGACTTCATCTCtgtttatacatacaaaaacGAACTACTATATATTGTActgtattttaaaagatcTCAATGAGaagataagaaaaaacagaattcaaaataataatgatgaagtGGACACACACGGAATGGAAATACATAGGGAGCATCAAACAAACGGCAAGTATCCACAAACAAGTGATAAAGTAAACGACAATTCGTGCTATACTACTCCGAACGAAGCGAAAGGGAAATGTGTAAAAGGAGAAAAGGATTACCTTAATTTGTGGTACTTTTCTCATATAATTcatgttataaaaattttaaaaattgaaaactTTATATCATTGaattttgaattttcaaAGGATGCAGAAAAGTGTGTAACGGATGCGTTCATCCATATGATCTTTCACATGAGTAACTACATttcaaattttcaaaatggaTGTACTTTGAATTCACAAAACGACTTGAACAGCTTTGTgtctatatatgtaaacatatcAACATTATTAAATGAGTTAACAAAGTTtaggaatatttttaatgtgcTTCTTACCTTTTTGAACGATTCCTATAAAATCATACATATACAGTATAACAACCTGCATGTGAACATGATGATTAACCTAGTGAGAGGTATGTACAGTCAGATATCAACATATTCAAAGGAGAATTCGTATGAGTTACATTTTGGAAAATTGCATAAATtgcataaattatttacatgtaGCATAAAGGTAAAGCAAGTTGATCCATTTCTAAATAACAACTCAGAAATTAAGACTCTAGTTAATATACTTAACCTGGTGCAGAATGTATCACTCTGTATATTGATTccatataaagaaaaagaagacgTTGAACTAAGCAAACTAATAACAATGCTCCACTATTTacacaaaataaacaaaatattccTTTCGTTTAATGAGAACAGTGTGTTAGATATACCTATCACAAAATATTTGAAGCACATTGAAAGAAAGTTTTGTATACCGAAAAAAGGATACAAGAACCTAGCGCATTATCacattttgttatttctCAACTTACATTTGTATTACTACAACTGCAGGGGGATAAATTTATCCCTCCTAAAGAACTGCTTTGCCTATTTAGAGGAAAAGGATTCACATTTGTTTATAAACGAAACGGAGGTAATcatgtttttaaattttttttccaagttaatgcaaataaaagaaaatgtgaaaagaaaaaatgatattttttctctGTTTAAACTTgaccattttaaaaatacgcAAATTGGgggaaaagggaaaaaggTTCTATCGAACATGCACCAGTTAGTAGTCCATTCTAACAGGGTCGAAGATGACAACATTTTCCACTCCATGAGACAGTATGTTGAACATAGCACATTATCAGATATcatgaatatatttgtaaaaaaatatttgaacagaattatacatattttattttttcaaaactgggtgcagttaaaaaaaaatttagtacTCGAATATAATACGAGCTTTTTAAATACACAGCCAAAGATaaaaaacacaaaattaGAATTTCCTTCAACTGTTTGTAGTAGCAATATGAATAGTATGAATATGCCATTTTTTCCGTTGATGAAATACTCCCTTAATGTGTACTTTATGACTTACGAAAGTGTGTATTCCAATTACCCATATAATGAAGCCGTAAAAGGAGGAGTATTACTTAACTTGTTAAACAACATGatcaaatataaaagaaataaattaaatggagaaaattttttttttataatctcGTGCTTGTTAAAGGCTAAAATGTTTCGTCATGAAGTCTACTACATGTACTACAAATTATTGAGCACAAATTTGCAGCAATGGGAAATGccatatgtattttatataatgaggCGAATATTTGAAGAGACAGCTGATACGGATGTGATGAACAGTAAAGGGGTTGGCATCCATGGGGGCAACAGTAGCAGCAATAGCAGCAGCATTTGTAGCGGAAATAGCAGTAGCATTTGTAGCAGCAATAGCAGTAGCATTTGTAGCGGCAATAGCAGCAGCATTTGTAGCAGCAATAGCAGTAGCATTTGTAGCAGCAATAGCAGTAGCATTTGTAGCAGCATTAATAGCAGCAATGCATCCGTTGATGGTGATGTACATCGGAATAATGCCCCTAATGACGATGTGCTTAGTGATCCACGGGGCAGGTTACACCGAATGGGCATAAACAGTTTAATCGTTAGAGCAATCGTAGAGCTGTCaagcaaaataatattaaacgacaaaaattacataaataatttcaatttttttaaagaagtTTTACATGTTTATTTTGAGAAATACGAAAAATTATCTCTCACTTATAAGCGCTTTAACTATTTCGTATTGTCCTATCTTAATAATTTCACAAAAtgcaataaaaaagaatgtgaaaaaaatttaattgaaaataaattggTCATGCTCATAAATAATGCAGCTAGCTTTTTATACACGATTAATAAGtattcaaataaaacaaaaaaaaatgaaaaaacggatgtaaaggaaaaagaaagaaatatattgcatgtacataatacaaaaaaaaaggacgaAAAACCAAAGTATGCCGACAATGtttatgatttaaaaaaagagcacGCGCATTATCTAATGGAATGTATAAGGCACACAAAAAGTGAACTACCACCCATTATATCAGCTTCGTCATCTCACATGGATCACATCAACTGTACATTTAAAAGGAGCAATACGGAAACAAACGATGAGCATAGGGTCCAAAAGAACGGAGCGGAGCTAATGAAAAATGTTCAACTTCATAAGAGTGATGATACATATAGCGGCAATTGCAGCAGTAGTTACAGCGGTACACACCGTAGCAACGAACGTGGAAGTTACGACGAAGAACACTTGAAAAACAAACTGACAAAACTACTACAGAAACTCTTGTGCatactatatattaataaaatgaaaaataaaatgcaacATGAAATAGAATTAACAAGTAGAAATATTATAGATATACTTATCTccttaaaaaattgtaaattgCGATATGTGAATATTATTCAAGTATTgtcaaaaaaatacattgaAAACATTTTTACTCAAAAGAGCTCAGTTAAAACGGAATACCAGTTAAAGttttttaatactattatatttctGGACTATTTTAAAGAAGCCAATAATTACTTCGAGGAGTACATTTTAAACAAAACGGATGAAAGCTATAACGACAAATTGCACCATCAGGGAAAACCCTTCAAACGACTCAAACCGCACATCCTGTattcccattttttaaaaatgccAATAATGGAAGTTATATATGCTTCAAACATATCAAcatatcttttaaattttgtcaGCTTCCTCGACTACGTAGACATTGAAAGTCAAAAGAGAGTTTGCTCAAAGGTTAAAACGTTGATTCAAATATTGTTGAAAATGCACTGTACATATGACCAGCACCATAATCCTCATAATCATCACTCATTAGCGAATAAACTTgtcaaaagaaatatttttatccttttcacTTTACTAAATTTCGCTGGTCCTTCCTTTGATATATCATCCCTTCATTTTGAATCactaaacatattttataataatttcattttaaattatttcccCCAACATACTAATATGATACAATCCTCCTCGACTCACCAAAATGTTTTTGAGTTTCTTACGaactttttagaaaaatattcacACCGATACGAAGTGCACAACGAAAAACACGTTCACTTATTTAATGTAGATATAGTATTAGTAATACTAAGAAAACTGTAA
- a CDS encoding KRR1 small subunit processome component, with protein sequence MEGTLSEGEENKQSNKNRKYRKEKPWDNENIDHWKVDKFIREDNKHHFLEESSFKVLFPKYREKYLQQFSTDIKSTLNKHFIKFEINLVEGYMCVRTTKKTYDPYIIIKARDMVSLLSRSVPFNQAKRVLEDETFCDIIKINGYIRNKNKFIKRRQRLLGSNGTTLKALEILTNCYICVHGKTVSLIGYFKSLKIVRRIVIDCMKNIHPVYHIKELIAKRELEKNNHFKNENWEKFLPNFKKRNVQRKKIKQKLDKKNGKRKSVFPPDQLPRKIDIQMETGEYFLNQEKWKKEKREKKSKKEITDIMDKTKQGSKASS encoded by the coding sequence ATGGAGGGTACCCTTTCCGAAGGAGAAGAAAACAAACAAAGCAACAAAAACAGAAAGTATAGAAAGGAAAAGCCATGggataatgaaaatattgatCACTGGAAAGTGGATAAGTTCATTAGAGAAGATAATAAACATCATTTTTTAGAGGAGTCAAGTTTTAAGGTATTATTTCCCAAATATCGAGAAAAATACTTACAACAATTTAGCACAGATATAAAAAGTACATTAAATAAGCATTTCATAAAATTCGAAATAAACTTAGTGGAAGGATATATGTGTGTtagaacaacaaaaaaaacatatgatccatatattattattaaagcAAGAGATATGGTTTCTCTTTTATCTAGGAGTGTTCCATTTAATCAAGCAAAAAGAGTTTTAGAAGATGAAACATTTTgtgatattataaaaattaatggttatataagaaataaaaataaatttattaaaagaagacAGAGACTGTTAGGCAGTAATGGGACTACACTAAAAGCGTTAGAGATTTTAACCAATTGTTATATTTGTGTTCATGGTAAAACAGTTAGTCTCATAGGGTATTTCAAATCGCTAAAAATTGTTCGAAGGATTGTTATCGATTGTATGAAAAACATACATCCAGTTTATCATATCAAAGAATTAATAGCAAAAAgagaattagaaaaaaataatcattttaaaaatgaaaattggGAAAAATTTCTtccaaattttaaaaaaagaaatgtacaaaggaaaaaaattaaacaaaaattagacaaaaaaaatggtaaaaggAAGTCAGTTTTCCCACCTGATCAACTGCCCAGAAAAATAGACATCCAAATGGAAACTGGTGAATATTTCCTCAATCAGGAGAAGtggaaaaaagagaaaagggaaaaaaagagtaaaaaggaaataacgGATATAATGGATAAAACAAAGCAAGGCTCAAAGGCTTCTAGTTGA
- a CDS encoding serine-repeat antigen: MKCSISFFLIIYIILSRDIFRCKGEDKAVEPTQGQSGAQGSSSDTEGRANSPSVDGSHNGPLSVNQQTDPKVTAPTVPSTSNTQTGESNFRQEVASASAAAGDRVDASGSGASSIAVQSATPSSQNNINVKSALLKDHKGVKVTGTCNAKVQLFLVPHISITLETKESKIRLGPKYEDSDITKEFQTDNEELDIKKIFEIKIDKLQNRCADGKTFKFIAYLQGEELTLKWKVYDNTTPPNKGSKTDIMNYLIKNLDRPITAIQVHTTKNIQSSFLIESKNYSITNSVPEKCELMAMNCFLSGSLNMENCYSCAVLLENDNIQNNECFNYTSAFIKENIDNIKARAQDDDENPTQMELTQKIDNILKKMYKMDNNNNMQLITLEGLDDTLKGELVQYCKLLKEVDTSGTLESYEMGNETEIFNNLTRLLAKHADETYASLQHKLRNAAICMKNVNDWIKNKRGLSLPQFEYHNLENNSNNLQNYENSTQNVESKNVNSVKQNEGYDGVIDFSDYNGTNMNSSQLTDTMYCNKEYCDRWKDNDSCFSKIEAAEQGNCAISWLFASKLHLETIRCMNRYDHVKSSALYIANCSKRNPKDKCISGSNPFEYLSVIEENGFLPLEHNHPYSYKEVANDCPKSENHWTNLWAGAKLVDSKDEPNSLGAKGYTAYESDKFRGNIDTFIKKIKHEVMHKGSVIAYVKAENAMDYDLNGKKVLSLCGDKNADHAINIIGWGNYTNDEGKKKSYWIIRNSWGKYWGDEGNFRVDMHGPEQCEHNFIHSAVIFNIHMPIAQVPTKKGAEIYNYYLKTSPDFYSNLYYNNFTPEEESVPLKRNDLSQNSLVYGQDEPAPALPTGSASGERASPGVGGVQGDVSSTLPKSTEQNGPQPGNAAAAGQIQSTHQESQPGQRTPVETSVDPKQSVLPGSQTVAAKNAPAATAKTGVLHVLKHIKNGQIKMGLVKYEDNAIIIDNHACSRSYAMDVNNLDECIKFCSEEWDNCKDEPSPGYCLTKRQSTNKLQNRHNIMKNLDLPITAILMNNKQEFLDAIFNESNILHYKRRYS, encoded by the exons ATGAAGTGCtctatttcgttttttctcataatat ATATTATATTAAGCAGAGATATATTTCGATGCAAAGGGGAAGATAAAGCTGTAGAACCTACACAAGGTCAAAGCGGCGCACAGGGTTCTTCGTCAGATACAGAAGGAAGAGCAAATTCACCTAGTGTTGATGGTTCACATAATGGACCTTTATCCGTAAATCAACAAACAGATCCAAAAGTTACCGCACCTACCGTTCCAAGTACATCTAACACGCAAACTGGCGAAAGTAACTTTAGGCAAGAGGTTGCATCTGCTTCAGCTGCTGCAGGTGACAGAGTTGACGCAAGTGGCTCTGGAGCATCTAGTATAGCTGTGCAGTCTGCCACTCCAAGTAGCCAAAATAACATTAATGTAAAATCTGCCCTATTAAAAGACCATAAAGGGGTAAAAGTTACTGGTACATGTAACGCGAAAGTTCAATTATTCCTGGTTCCACACATATCTATTACTCTCGAAACAAAGGAGAGTAAAATACGTTTGGGACCAAAATATGAAGATTCAGATATTACAAAAGAATTCCAAACTGACAACGAAGAActagatataaaaaaaatatttgaaataaaaattgacaAGTTACAGAATAGGTGCGCCGATGGTAAAACCTTTAAATTCATAGCTTACCTTCAAGGGGAAGAATTAACTCTCAAATGGAAGGTATATGATAATACAACCCCCCCAAACAAAG GTAGCAAAACGGACATTATGAATTATCTAATAAAAAACTTAGATCGACCAATAACGGCAATACAAGTGCACACCACAAAGAATATTCAGAGTAGCTTCTTAATTGAAAgcaaaaattattctataaCGAATTCAGTACCTGAAAAATGTGAACTAATGGCAATGAATTGCTTCCTAAGTGGTAGTTTGAACATGGAAAATTGTTACAGTTGTGCTGTACTATTAGAAAATGacaatattcaaaataatgaGTGTTTCAATTATACTTCTGCTTTtattaaggaaaatattgataatataaaagctAGAGCTCAAGATGATGATGAAAACCCTACCCAAATGGAACTTACACAAAAAATTGACAacatattgaaaaaaatgtacaagatggataacaacaataatatgCAGTTAATAACATTGGAAGGGTTAGATGATACCCTAAAAGGAGAACTGGTACAATACTGCAAATTGCTAAAGGAGGTAGACACAAGTGGAACATTAGAAAGCTATGAAATGGGAAACGAAACAGAAATCTTCAACAATTTAACGAGGCTTCTAGCAAAACATGCTGATGAAACATATGCTTCATTACAACATAAACTAAGAAATGCAGCAATATGTATGAAGAATGTAAACGACtggataaaaaataaaagagggTTATCATTGCCTCAATTTGAATATCATAATTTGGagaataacagtaataatttacaaaattatgaaaacagTACTCAAAATGTAGAGAGCAAAAATGTGAATAGTgttaaacaaaatgaagGGTATGATGGTGTTATTGATTTTTCTGATTATAATGGGACAAATATGAACTCATCTCAACTTACTGACACAATGTATTGCAATAAAGAATATTGTGACAGGTGGAAAGATAATGATAGTTGCTTTTCAAAAATAGAAGCGGCAGAACAAGGAAATTGCGCTATATCATGGTTATTTGCATCTAAATTGCATCTTGAAACTATTAGATGCATGAACAGATATGACCATGTAAAAAGTTCCGCATTATATATAGCTAACTGTTCCAAGAGGAACCCTAAAGATAAATGTATTTCCGGATCTAATCCTTTTGAATATCTTAGTGTTATTGAAGAAAATGGGTTCTTACCCCTAGAACACAATCATCCATATTCATACAAAGAAGTAGCCAATGACTGTCCAAAATCAGAGAATCATTGGACGAATTTATGGGCAGGTGCAAAATTAGTAGATTCTAAAGATGAGCCCAATTCGTTGGGGGCTAAAGGATATACCGCCTATGAGAGTGATAAATTTAGGGGAAACATAGACAcgtttatcaaaaaaataaagcatgAAGTTATGCACAAAGGATCTGTAATTGCTTATGTAAAGGCAGAAAATGCAATGGATTATGACCTTAACGGAAAGAAGGTGCTCAGTCTATGTGGTGATAAAAATGCTGACCATGCAATTAACATCATTGGATGGGGAAACTACACAAATGATGAGGGAAAGAAGAAGTCTTACTGGATAATAAGAAATAGCTGGGGTAAGTACTGGGGGGATGAAGGAAATTTTAGGGTTGATATGCATGGTCCAGAACAATGTGAACACAACTTCATCCACTCTGCCGTAATATTCAACATCCATATGCCAATAGCCCAAGTCCCTACAAAGAAGGGAgctgaaatatataattactacTTAAAAACTTCCCCAGATTTTTATAGTAAtctttattataacaatttCACACCAGAGGAGGAAAGTGTACCACTCAAGAGAAATGACTTATCTCAAAATTCGTTGGTTTATGGACAAGACGAGCCAGCACCTGCACTACCTACAGGGTCAGCATCTGGCGAACGCGCAAGTCCAGGAGTAGGTGGAGTACAAGGGGATGTATCATCAACATTACCAAAATCAACAGAACAAAATGGACCTCAACCAGGAAATGCAGCAGCAGCAGGTCAAATACAATCGACACATCAGGAATCTCAACCAGGACAACGAACACCAGTTGAAACATCGGTAGATCCAAAACAATCAGTGCTACCTGGATCTCAAACAGTAGCAGCTAAGAATGCACCAGCTGCTACTGCTAAAACTGGAGTGCTTCATGTCTTAAAACACATCAAAAATGGTCAGATAAAAATGGGGCTAGTTAAGTACGAAGATAATGCAATAATTATTGATAACCACGCTTGCTCCAGATCTTATGCCATGGATGTAAACAATCTAGATGAgtgtataaaattttgtagTGAGGAATGGGACAATTGCAAAGATGAACCTTCTCCAGGATATTGTTTGACTAAAAGGCAAAGTACCAATAA GTTACAAAACAGACATAATATCATGAAAAACTTAGATTTACCAATTACTGCAATATTAATGAACAACAAGCAGGAATTTTTGGATGCTATCTTCAATGAAAGCAACATATTACATTATAAGAGGAGATATTCCTAG
- a CDS encoding serine-repeat antigen, giving the protein MTLFAKISIISLVAPLLTSVTLVVVSIHDDNDYTVHISDSCSPTVVAAAGVSLAATSPFNVDHVNVEHVNVEHVNVEHVNVEHVNVDHVNVDSCSPPTSLPPSADLSPFCSLSGNMLPIPEHIDVEHCSRVDVVVLTMQGAMRVDFKVS; this is encoded by the exons ATGACTCTTTTCGCAAAAATAAGTATTATAAG TTTAGTAGCACCTCTGCTAACAAGTGTAACCCTAGTCGTTGTTTCCATTCATGATGATAATGATTACACTGTTCATATTTCTGATAGTTGTTCTCCTACAGTAGTAGCTGCTGCGGGTGTATCTCTTGCAGCTACCTC TCCTTTTAACGTTGATCATGTTAACGTTGAGCATGTTAACGTTGAGCATGTTAACGTTGAGCATGTTAACGTTGAGCATGTTAACGTTGATCATGTTAACGTTGATTCTTGTTCACCTCCTACATCCTTACCTCCTTCTGCTGATCTTTCTCCCTTTTGTTCGTTAAGTGGTAATATGTTGCCTATTCCTGA GCACATCGATGTTGAACATTGCAGTAGAGTGGATGTAGTTGTATTGACAATGCAAGGGGCCATGCGCGTCGACTTCAAAGTTTCCTAG